A stretch of Cicer arietinum cultivar CDC Frontier isolate Library 1 chromosome 5, Cicar.CDCFrontier_v2.0, whole genome shotgun sequence DNA encodes these proteins:
- the LOC101489413 gene encoding uncharacterized protein, producing the protein MCPSVDNVKTKGLLGIGENSWAFIHQECVVKLQEFMSNYERIYCIENFVQQLIHSVYVEQVANMDNWMTLLEMRYVIAMKFNLVFIAISLNQSEIFFPLKSPPPTSMSDHRMIFIAFV; encoded by the exons ATGTGTCCATCTGTTGACAATGTTAAAACAAAGG GTTTACTTGGAATAGGTGAGAACTCCtgggcattcattcatcaagagTGTGTGGTTAAGCTTCAAGAGTTTATGTCTAATTACGAGAGAATATATTGTATAGAAAATTTTGTTCAACAACTTATACACAGTGTATATGTTGAACAAGTTGCAAATATGGATAATTGGATGACACTTCTAGAAATGAGATATGTGATTGCTATGAAATTTAACTTGGTTTTCATCGCAATATCACTTAACCAATCGGAAATATTTTTTCCACTTAAAAGTCCACCACCAACATCTATGTCAGATCATCGTATGATATTTATtgcatttgtttaa